The Falco cherrug isolate bFalChe1 chromosome 6, bFalChe1.pri, whole genome shotgun sequence genome window below encodes:
- the LOC102056278 gene encoding cytochrome P450 2K6-like: MGWSSYTSIGLVLILIFLSVLKMGGFWNNHRRKNFPPGPRALPIIGNLHLFDLKRPYRTYLQLSKIYGPVFSVQMGQRKIVVISGYEAVKEALINKADAFAERPKIPIFEDLTKGNGIVFAHGDNWKVMRRFTLTTLRNFGMGKKAIEDRIVEEYGYLADTIESQKGKPFEASKIINAAVANIIVSILLGNRFDYKDSRFVRLLNLINENMRLAGKPLVTIYNIFPYLGFLLRANKTLLRNRDELHAYVQNTFIEHLKNLDKNDQRSFIDAFLVKQQEEKSTTNQYFHNDNLLSLVSNLFTAGIETISTTLNWSFLLMLKYPEVQRKVQEEIEQVIGSKPPRIEHQTQMPYTDAVIHEIQRFANILPLDLPHETAADVTLKGYFIPKGTYIIPLLTSVLQDKSQWEKPDMFYPEHFLDINGKFVKKNAFMPFSAGRRICAGETLAKMELFLFFTSLLQRFTFHPPPGVSISDLDLSPAISFNVTPKPYKMCAVTRP, translated from the exons ATGGGCTGGAGCAGCTACACTTCCATTGGTTTAGTGCTCATCCtaatttttctgtcagttttgaAAATGGGAGGTTTCTGGAACAACCACCGGAGAAAGAATTTTCCCCCAGGACCAAGAGCATTACCTATAATTGGAAATCTGCACTTGTTTGATTTGAAGAGACCCTACAGGACTTACCTACAG CTGTCAAAAATATATGGTCCGGTCTTCAGTGTTCAGATGGGGCAAAGGAAAATAGTAGTGATTTCTGGGTATGAGGCGGTGAAGGAAGCTCTCATAAACAAGGCAGATGCATTTGCAGAGAGACCCAAAATTCCAATCTTTGAAGATTTGACCAAAGGAAATG GGATTGTTTTTGCTCATGGTGATAACTGGAAGGTGATGCGAAGATTTACTCTCACAACTTTACGAAACTTTGGAATGGGAAAAAAGGCCATTGAGGACCGCATTGTGGAGGAGTACGGGTACCTGGCAGATACCATTGAGTCACAAAAAG GAAAACCCTTTGAAGCTAGTAAAATAATTAATGCGGCAGTTGCTAACATAATTGTGTCGATATTACTTGGAAACCGATTTGACTACAAAGACTCCAGATTTGTGAGACTTCTGAATTTGATCAATGAAAACATGAGGCTTGCTGGGAAGCCTTTGGTTACG ATTTACAATATCTTCCCTTACCTTGGATTCCTCCTAAGAGCTAACAAGACTCTCCTTCGAAACAGAGATGAATTGCATGCTTATGTACAAAACACTTTCATAGAACATCTCAAAAACCTGGACAAAAATGATCAAAGAAGTTTTATTGATGCTTTCCTGGTTAAACAGCAGGAG GAGAAATCCACTACCAATCAGTATTTCCATAATGACAACTTGCTAAGCTTGGTGAGCAATTTGTTTACTGCTGGTATTGAAACAATTTCCACCACGCTAAACTGGAGCTTCCTGCTGATGCTAAAGTATCCTGAAGTTCAGA GAAAGGTCCAAGAAGAGATAGAGCAAGTGATAGGGTCAAAACCGCCAAGGATCGAGCATCAAACTCAGATGCCATACACAGATGCGGTCATCCATGAAATTCAGAGGTTCGCTAATATCCTGCCATTGGATTTACCTCATGAGACTGCTGCAGACGTCACTCTCAAAGGCTATTTCATTCCCAAG GGAACCTACATCATCCCCTTACTGACCTCTGTCCTGCAAGACAAATCACAGTGGGAGAAACCAGACATGTTCTATCCTGAGCACTTTCTTGACATCAATGGaaaatttgtgaagaaaaatgctttcatgcCTTTTTCAGCAG GGCGGAGGATATGTGCCGGTGAGACTCTTGCCAAAATGGagctcttccttttcttcaccaGCCTCCTGCAGAGGTTCACCTTCCACCCTCCCCCTGGAGTTTCCATCTCAGACCTGGACCTCAGCCCTGCTATTTCATTTAATGTCACTCCCAAACCCTATAAAATGTGTGCTGTAACACGTCCCTAG